A single region of the Winslowiella toletana genome encodes:
- the fkpB gene encoding FKBP-type peptidyl-prolyl cis-trans isomerase, whose protein sequence is MTDSVQHDSAVLVHFTLKLEDGSTAESTRANGKPALFRLGDGSLSEGLEQALLGLKTGDKHHFSLPPESAFGAASPDMIQYFSRRDFVQAGEPEIGAIMLFTGMGGSEMPGVIREISGDSITVDFNHPLAGQTIQFDIEVLEIDPQLEGTNANPVG, encoded by the coding sequence ATGACTGATTCAGTACAGCACGATAGCGCGGTGCTGGTGCACTTTACGTTGAAGCTGGAAGATGGCTCAACGGCGGAGTCGACGCGTGCCAATGGCAAGCCTGCCCTGTTTCGGCTGGGCGATGGCAGCCTGTCAGAAGGACTGGAGCAGGCGTTGCTTGGTCTGAAAACCGGCGATAAGCATCACTTCAGCTTGCCGCCGGAATCGGCCTTCGGCGCGGCCAGCCCGGATATGATTCAGTATTTCTCCCGCCGTGATTTTGTGCAGGCGGGGGAGCCGGAAATCGGTGCTATTATGCTGTTTACCGGGATGGGTGGTAGCGAAATGCCAGGCGTGATCCGTGAAATCTCCGGTGATTCGATCACCGTAGATTTTAACCATCCGCTGGCAGGGCAAACCATTCAGTTTGATATCGAGGTGCTGGAGATCGATCCGCAACTGGAGGGGACCAATGCAAATCCTGTTGGCTAA
- the lspA gene encoding signal peptidase II yields the protein MRKPLLSTGLRWLWLVLVVIVVDFASKQWIMDNLMLHQSVPVMPYFNLFYAHNYGAAFSFLADKGGWQRWFFAGIAIAIVVALLVMMYRTSASQKLNNIAYALIVGGAIGNLFDRSYHGFVVDFIDFYVGDWHFATFNIADCAICIGAALIVLEGFITPAGKQAKEKG from the coding sequence ATGCGTAAACCCCTTTTATCGACCGGATTGCGCTGGCTGTGGCTGGTGCTGGTAGTGATTGTTGTCGACTTTGCCAGCAAGCAATGGATTATGGATAATCTGATGCTGCATCAGTCGGTGCCAGTGATGCCATACTTTAATCTCTTCTACGCACACAACTACGGCGCGGCATTTAGCTTCCTCGCCGATAAAGGTGGCTGGCAACGTTGGTTCTTTGCCGGTATTGCGATTGCGATTGTCGTCGCATTGCTGGTGATGATGTACCGTACCTCTGCCAGCCAGAAGCTTAATAATATTGCCTACGCGCTGATTGTTGGCGGCGCGATTGGCAACCTGTTTGATCGCTCTTATCACGGCTTTGTGGTCGATTTTATCGACTTCTATGTGGGTGACTGGCATTTTGCCACCTTCAATATTGCCGACTGCGCCATCTGTATCGGTGCGGCGTTGATCGTTCTGGAGGGGTTTATTACTCCTGCCGGAAAACAGGCTAAAGAGAAAGGGTAA
- the carA gene encoding glutamine-hydrolyzing carbamoyl-phosphate synthase small subunit, whose translation MIKSALLVLEDGTQFHGRAIGAVGSAVGEVVFNTSMTGYQEILTDPSYSRQIVTLTYPHIGNVGTNAADEESSQVHAQGLVIRDLPLIASNYRNEEGLSEYLKRNNIVAIADIDTRKLTRLLREKGAQNGCIIAGDAPDAELALQKAKAFPGLKGMDLAKEVTTQESYSWLQGSWTLQDELPAQSNASELPFHVVAYDYGAKRNILRMLVDRGCRLTVVPAQTPADEVLKLNPDGIFLSNGPGDPEPCDYAISAIQSFLETDIPLFGICLGHQLLALASGAKTVKMKLGHHGGNHPVKDLDNDCVMITAQNHGFAVDDSNLPANLRVTHTSLFDHTVQGIHRTDKAAFSFQGHPEASPGPHDAAPLFDHFIELIKAYRSTAK comes from the coding sequence TTGATTAAGTCAGCGCTATTGGTTCTGGAAGACGGAACCCAATTCCACGGTCGGGCCATTGGGGCAGTAGGATCGGCAGTGGGTGAAGTCGTTTTCAACACTTCAATGACCGGTTATCAAGAAATCCTCACAGATCCTTCCTATTCTCGCCAGATCGTCACCCTTACTTATCCCCATATCGGCAATGTCGGCACCAATGCTGCTGACGAAGAATCCTCTCAGGTACATGCACAAGGCCTCGTTATTCGCGACCTGCCGCTTATCGCCAGCAACTATCGCAATGAAGAAGGGCTGTCTGAATACCTGAAGCGCAACAATATTGTTGCTATCGCCGATATCGATACCCGTAAGCTGACCCGTCTGCTGCGCGAGAAAGGTGCACAGAATGGCTGCATTATTGCCGGTGACGCGCCGGATGCTGAACTGGCACTGCAAAAAGCGAAAGCCTTCCCTGGCCTGAAGGGCATGGACCTGGCAAAAGAAGTGACCACCCAGGAGTCTTACAGCTGGCTGCAAGGCAGCTGGACGTTACAGGACGAACTGCCGGCACAGAGCAACGCCAGCGAGCTGCCGTTCCACGTGGTGGCCTATGACTACGGTGCCAAACGCAACATTCTGCGGATGCTGGTTGACCGCGGCTGTCGCCTGACGGTAGTTCCGGCGCAGACGCCGGCTGATGAAGTACTGAAGCTCAATCCTGACGGCATTTTCCTGTCGAACGGACCGGGTGACCCGGAGCCTTGTGACTACGCCATCTCCGCGATTCAGTCTTTCCTTGAAACCGATATCCCGCTTTTTGGCATCTGCCTTGGCCACCAGTTGCTGGCACTGGCCAGCGGCGCGAAGACCGTCAAAATGAAACTTGGCCACCACGGCGGCAACCATCCGGTGAAAGATCTGGATAACGACTGCGTGATGATCACTGCCCAGAACCACGGTTTTGCCGTAGATGACAGCAATTTACCGGCCAATTTGCGGGTAACTCATACATCGCTGTTTGATCATACGGTGCAGGGTATTCACCGCACCGATAAAGCGGCGTTCAGCTTCCAGGGGCACCCTGAAGCCAGCCCGGGCCCCCATGATGCCGCGCCGCTGTTCGATCACTTTATCGAGCTGATTAAAGCTTACCGTTCAACCGCAAAATAA
- the ileS gene encoding isoleucine--tRNA ligase, whose translation MSDYKSTLNLPETGFPMRGDLAKREPGMLQRWYDDNLYGIIREAKKGKKTFILHDGPPYANGSIHIGHSVNKILKDIIVKSKGMAGFDSPYVPGWDCHGLPIEHKVEQMIGKPGEKVSAAEFRAACRKYAAEQVEGQKKDFIRLGVLGDWDRPYLTMNFQTEANIIRALGKIIGNGHLHKGAKPVHWCLDCRSALAEAEVEYYDKTSPSIDVMFNAVDTEAVKAKFGVASVTGPIALVIWTTTPWTMPANRAISLHPEFEYQLVQIDGKALILAKDLVESVMKRAGVSEWTVLGTTTGAELELMRFQHPFLGFDVPVVLGEHVTLDAGTGAVHTAPGHGPDDYVIGQKYGLETANPVGPDGCFITGTYPTLDGVQVFKANDIIVELLREKGALLHLEKLFHSYPHCWRHKTPIIFRATPQWFISMDQKGLRAQSLKEIKGVQWIPDWGQARIESMVANRPDWCISRQRTWGVPMALFVHKETEQLHPRSLELMEEVAKRVEVDGIQAWWDLDAKDLMGEEANDYVKVPDTLDVWFDSGSTHSSVVDVRPEFGGHSADMYLEGSDQHRGWFMSSLMISTAMKGKAPYRQVLTHGFTVDGQGRKMSKSIGNTVSPQDVMNKLGGDILRLWVASTDYTGEMAVSDEILKRSADSYRRIRNTARFLLANLNGFNPETDMVKPEEMVVLDRWAVGRALAAQDDIIASYANYDFHEVVQRLMQFCSVEMGSFYLDIIKDRQYTAKADGLARRSCQTALYFIVEALVRWMAPIMSFTADEIWGYLPGKRTQYVFTEEWFDGLFGLAEDEPMNDAYWAELLKVRGEVNRVIEQARADKRLGGSLEATVTLYADAALAEKLNSLGEELRFVLLTSGAQVADYALAGEEAQQSDVLKGLKIALHKAEGEKCPRCWHYTTDVGQNAEHAEVCGRCVTNIAGNGEERKFA comes from the coding sequence ACCCTGAATTTGCCGGAAACGGGGTTCCCGATGCGTGGCGATCTGGCCAAACGCGAACCGGGAATGCTGCAACGTTGGTATGATGACAATCTGTACGGCATCATCCGCGAAGCCAAAAAAGGGAAAAAAACCTTTATTCTGCACGATGGCCCTCCTTACGCGAACGGCAGTATTCATATTGGTCACTCAGTAAACAAGATTCTGAAAGACATTATCGTTAAGTCGAAAGGCATGGCGGGTTTTGATTCGCCTTATGTGCCGGGCTGGGACTGTCATGGTCTGCCAATCGAACATAAAGTTGAGCAGATGATCGGTAAGCCGGGTGAGAAGGTGAGTGCGGCTGAGTTCCGTGCGGCCTGCCGTAAGTATGCTGCTGAACAGGTTGAAGGTCAGAAGAAAGACTTTATCCGCCTCGGCGTGCTGGGCGACTGGGATCGTCCTTATCTGACGATGAACTTCCAGACCGAAGCCAACATCATCCGTGCGCTGGGTAAAATCATCGGTAATGGCCACCTGCATAAAGGTGCCAAGCCGGTGCACTGGTGTCTGGATTGCCGTTCTGCGCTGGCAGAAGCGGAAGTCGAGTATTATGACAAAACCTCTCCTTCTATCGATGTGATGTTCAATGCCGTCGATACTGAAGCGGTAAAAGCGAAATTTGGCGTAGCCAGCGTGACTGGCCCGATTGCATTGGTGATCTGGACCACCACTCCGTGGACCATGCCGGCTAACCGTGCTATCTCTCTGCATCCTGAATTTGAGTACCAGCTGGTGCAGATCGACGGTAAAGCGCTGATCCTCGCCAAAGACCTGGTTGAGAGCGTGATGAAGCGTGCTGGCGTCAGCGAGTGGACCGTACTGGGCACGACCACCGGTGCCGAGCTGGAACTGATGCGTTTCCAGCATCCTTTCCTCGGTTTTGATGTGCCGGTTGTGCTGGGCGAGCACGTCACCCTCGATGCCGGTACCGGTGCGGTGCATACCGCGCCAGGCCACGGTCCGGATGACTATGTCATCGGCCAGAAATATGGTCTGGAGACCGCTAACCCGGTTGGCCCGGACGGCTGCTTTATCACCGGCACTTATCCGACGCTGGATGGCGTGCAGGTCTTTAAAGCTAACGATATCATCGTTGAGCTGTTGCGTGAGAAAGGCGCGTTGCTGCATCTGGAAAAACTGTTCCACAGCTATCCGCACTGCTGGCGTCATAAAACGCCGATCATCTTCCGTGCTACCCCGCAGTGGTTTATCAGCATGGATCAGAAGGGTCTGCGTGCGCAGTCGCTGAAAGAGATCAAAGGCGTGCAGTGGATCCCGGACTGGGGCCAGGCGCGTATCGAATCCATGGTTGCTAACCGTCCCGACTGGTGTATCTCACGTCAGCGTACCTGGGGTGTGCCGATGGCGCTGTTCGTCCATAAAGAGACTGAACAGCTGCATCCGCGTTCGCTGGAGCTGATGGAAGAAGTCGCTAAGCGCGTAGAAGTTGATGGTATTCAGGCCTGGTGGGATCTGGACGCAAAAGATCTGATGGGTGAAGAAGCCAACGACTACGTGAAAGTGCCGGATACGCTGGACGTGTGGTTTGACTCTGGTTCGACCCACTCTTCAGTGGTTGATGTGCGTCCTGAGTTTGGCGGCCACAGCGCGGATATGTATCTGGAAGGTTCCGACCAGCATCGCGGCTGGTTTATGTCTTCATTAATGATTTCGACCGCGATGAAAGGCAAGGCGCCTTATCGACAGGTGCTGACTCACGGTTTCACCGTTGATGGTCAGGGCCGCAAGATGTCGAAATCAATTGGTAACACCGTCAGCCCGCAGGACGTGATGAATAAGCTGGGTGGCGACATCCTGCGTCTGTGGGTGGCTTCAACCGATTACACCGGTGAAATGGCGGTGTCTGACGAAATCCTGAAGCGCTCTGCTGACTCTTACCGTCGTATCCGTAACACCGCACGTTTCCTGTTGGCTAACCTGAACGGCTTCAACCCGGAAACCGATATGGTGAAACCGGAAGAGATGGTCGTGCTGGATCGCTGGGCGGTAGGCCGTGCGTTAGCTGCACAGGACGATATCATTGCCTCTTACGCGAACTACGACTTCCATGAAGTGGTTCAGCGCCTGATGCAGTTCTGCTCGGTTGAGATGGGCTCGTTCTATCTGGATATCATTAAAGACCGTCAGTACACCGCCAAAGCGGATGGGCTGGCACGTCGTAGCTGCCAGACTGCGCTGTACTTTATCGTTGAGGCGCTGGTGCGCTGGATGGCGCCGATCATGTCGTTTACTGCCGATGAGATCTGGGGCTACCTGCCAGGTAAACGTACTCAGTACGTGTTCACCGAAGAGTGGTTCGACGGGTTATTTGGTCTGGCTGAAGATGAGCCAATGAACGATGCTTACTGGGCTGAGCTGCTGAAAGTGCGTGGTGAAGTTAACCGCGTGATCGAGCAGGCGCGTGCTGATAAGCGTCTGGGCGGATCGCTGGAAGCCACCGTAACACTGTATGCCGATGCGGCGCTGGCTGAGAAACTGAACAGCCTTGGCGAAGAGCTGCGCTTTGTGCTGCTGACCTCGGGGGCACAGGTTGCTGATTATGCGCTGGCTGGCGAAGAAGCACAGCAGAGTGACGTGTTGAAAGGGCTGAAAATCGCCCTGCACAAAGCGGAAGGCGAGAAGTGCCCACGCTGCTGGCATTACACCACTGACGTCGGTCAGAACGCGGAGCACGCAGAAGTTTGCGGTCGCTGTGTCACTAACATAGCCGGTAACGGCGAAGAGCGTAAATTTGCCTGA
- a CDS encoding LysE family translocator has protein sequence MLETSLFVATLATLGMLSPGPDFFLIIKNAARYTRGTALVTSLGVISGVATHMTYCVAGLAVVITTTPWLFMLLKYAGAGYLIYIGVQALLARGNSKMDLSNVQREQTSLKKAFLQGYLCNLLNPKATLFFLSVFTQVLSIDSGFGEKMWYAGIILSLSIVWWPTLVFLIQSAPVRRGLTKAQKLIDKLLGGVLIGLGIKVALS, from the coding sequence ATGTTAGAAACCAGCTTGTTTGTTGCGACCCTCGCAACCTTGGGAATGCTCTCTCCCGGCCCGGATTTTTTCCTGATTATTAAAAATGCCGCACGCTATACCCGTGGTACTGCACTGGTAACTTCACTTGGCGTGATTTCTGGCGTCGCCACCCATATGACCTATTGCGTCGCGGGGCTGGCGGTAGTGATTACCACCACTCCGTGGCTGTTTATGTTGCTGAAATACGCCGGTGCTGGCTATTTGATCTATATCGGTGTGCAGGCGCTACTGGCGCGCGGTAACAGTAAAATGGATCTGAGCAATGTGCAGCGCGAGCAAACTTCGCTGAAGAAAGCTTTCTTACAGGGTTATCTGTGCAATTTGCTTAACCCGAAAGCCACGCTGTTTTTCCTCTCGGTGTTTACTCAGGTACTGAGCATCGATTCAGGTTTTGGCGAAAAGATGTGGTATGCCGGCATCATTCTGAGTTTGTCGATAGTCTGGTGGCCAACGCTGGTGTTTCTGATACAGAGCGCACCGGTGCGTCGCGGCCTGACTAAAGCACAGAAACTGATTGATAAACTGCTGGGCGGCGTGTTGATTGGATTAGGGATTAAAGTGGCGCTGTCCTGA
- the ispH gene encoding 4-hydroxy-3-methylbut-2-enyl diphosphate reductase, with product MQILLANPRGFCAGVDRAISIVERALEMYGAPIYVRHEVVHNRYVVNSLRERGAIFIEEIAEVPDGSILIFSAHGVSQAVRAEARARDLTMLFDATCPLVTKVHMEVARASRKGTEAILIGHAGHPEVEGTMGQYSNPQGGMYLVESPADVSKLQVKNENNLCFMTQTTLSVDDTSDVIDALRQRFPKIIGPRKDDICYATTNRQEAVRSLAQDADVVLVVGSKNSSNSNRLAELAQRAGKLARLIDSAEDIQESWLSNIKCVGVTAGASAPDILVQEVIQRLRQLGGEPAIELSGREENIVFEVPKELRVEVKQVD from the coding sequence ATGCAAATCCTGTTGGCTAACCCGCGCGGTTTCTGCGCCGGTGTTGATCGCGCAATCAGTATTGTAGAGCGCGCGCTGGAGATGTACGGCGCGCCAATCTACGTGCGACATGAAGTGGTGCATAACCGTTACGTGGTCAATAGTCTGCGCGAGCGTGGGGCGATCTTTATTGAAGAGATTGCTGAAGTTCCGGATGGCTCGATTCTGATCTTCTCTGCCCACGGTGTCTCTCAGGCGGTTAGGGCTGAAGCGCGCGCACGCGATCTGACCATGCTGTTTGATGCTACCTGCCCGCTGGTCACCAAAGTGCATATGGAAGTGGCGCGAGCCAGTCGTAAAGGCACCGAAGCGATTCTGATCGGTCACGCTGGCCACCCGGAAGTGGAAGGTACTATGGGGCAGTACAGCAACCCGCAAGGGGGCATGTACCTGGTGGAGTCACCGGCCGATGTCAGTAAGCTGCAGGTGAAGAACGAAAATAACCTGTGCTTTATGACCCAGACCACGCTGTCGGTTGATGATACCTCGGATGTGATCGATGCCTTGCGCCAGCGCTTTCCAAAAATCATCGGCCCGCGCAAAGATGATATCTGTTATGCCACCACTAACCGTCAGGAAGCGGTGCGCAGCTTAGCGCAGGATGCCGATGTGGTGCTGGTAGTTGGCTCGAAAAACTCCTCCAACTCCAATCGACTGGCTGAGCTGGCGCAGCGTGCTGGTAAGTTGGCACGCCTGATTGACTCTGCGGAAGATATTCAGGAAAGCTGGCTGAGCAATATCAAATGTGTTGGGGTGACTGCTGGTGCTTCAGCGCCCGATATTCTGGTACAGGAAGTGATTCAACGCCTGCGCCAGCTGGGCGGCGAACCGGCTATCGAGCTGAGTGGCCGCGAAGAGAATATCGTGTTTGAAGTGCCGAAAGAGCTACGTGTTGAGGTTAAACAAGTAGACTGA
- the carB gene encoding carbamoyl-phosphate synthase large subunit, whose amino-acid sequence MPKRNDIKSILILGAGPIVIGQACEFDYSGAQACKALREEGYRVILVNSNPATIMTDPEMADATYIEPIHWEVVRKIIEKERPDAVLPTMGGQTALNCALELERQGVLAEFGVTMIGATADAIDKAEDRQRFDKAMKKIGLETARSGIAHNMEEALAVAEDVGFPCIIRPSFTMGGTGGGIAYNREEFEEICERGLDLSPTNELLIDESLIGWKEYEMEVVRDKNDNCIIVCSIENFDAMGIHTGDSITVAPAQTLTDKEYQIMRNASMAVLREIGVETGGSNVQFSVNPKNGRLIIIEMNPRVSRSSALASKATGFPIAKVAAKLAVGYTLDELMNDITGGLTPASFEPSIDYVVTKIPRFNFEKFAGANDRLTTQMKSVGEVMAIGRTLQESMQKALRGLEVGANGFDPKVSLDDPEALTRIRRELKDAGADRIWYVADAFRAGMSVDGVFNLTNIDRWFLVQIEELVRLEEQVAREGVNGLTKDFLRALKRKGFADARLSDLAGVSESEVRKLREQYNLHPVYKRVDTCAAEFATDTAYMYSTYEDECEANPNHDRDKIMVLGGGPNRIGQGIEFDYCCVHASLALREDGFETIMVNCNPETVSTDYDTSDRLYFEPVTLEDVLEIVRIEKPKGVIVQYGGQTPLKLARALEAAGVPVIGTSPDAIDRAEDRERFQQAVDRLGLKQPANATVTALEHAVEKAVQIGYPLVVRPSYVLGGRAMEIVYDEIDLKRYFQTAVSVSNDAPVLLDRFLDDAVEVDVDAICDGERVLIGGIMEHIEQAGVHSGDSACSLPAYTLSVEIQNVMRQQVEKLAFELCVRGLMNVQFAVKDNEVYLIEVNPRAARTVPFVSKATGVPLAKVAARVMAGKSLTEQGVTEEVIPPYYSVKEVVLPFNKFQGVDPILGPEMRSTGEVMGVGRTFAEAFAKAMLGAQSNMKKSGRALLSVREGDKKRIVDLAAKLQKFGFELDATHGTAVVLGEAGINPRLVNKVHEGRPHIQDRLKNGEYAYIVNTTAGRQAIEDSKLIRRSALQYKVHYDTTLNGGFATAMALNADPTEQVISVQEMHAQIKG is encoded by the coding sequence ATGCCAAAACGTAACGACATAAAAAGTATCCTGATTCTTGGCGCTGGCCCGATCGTCATCGGCCAGGCTTGTGAATTCGACTACTCTGGTGCGCAAGCCTGTAAAGCGCTGCGCGAAGAGGGTTACCGGGTGATTCTGGTTAACTCTAACCCGGCAACCATTATGACCGACCCGGAAATGGCCGATGCTACTTATATCGAGCCGATTCACTGGGAAGTGGTGCGTAAAATCATTGAAAAAGAGCGCCCGGACGCGGTACTGCCAACCATGGGTGGCCAGACGGCGCTGAACTGTGCGCTGGAACTGGAGCGCCAGGGTGTGTTGGCCGAGTTTGGCGTAACGATGATCGGTGCGACTGCCGATGCCATTGATAAAGCGGAAGACCGCCAGCGCTTTGATAAAGCGATGAAGAAAATCGGTCTGGAAACTGCCCGCTCCGGTATTGCGCACAATATGGAAGAAGCGCTGGCGGTGGCGGAAGATGTTGGCTTCCCGTGCATTATTCGTCCTTCTTTCACCATGGGCGGCACCGGCGGCGGTATTGCCTATAATCGTGAAGAGTTCGAAGAGATTTGTGAGCGCGGTCTCGACCTGTCGCCAACCAATGAGCTGCTGATTGATGAGTCGCTGATTGGCTGGAAAGAGTATGAGATGGAAGTGGTGCGTGATAAAAACGACAACTGCATCATCGTCTGCTCAATCGAAAACTTCGACGCCATGGGTATCCATACCGGTGACTCGATTACCGTTGCGCCAGCGCAGACGCTGACCGACAAAGAGTATCAAATCATGCGTAACGCCTCGATGGCGGTACTGCGTGAGATTGGCGTTGAAACCGGTGGTTCTAACGTGCAGTTCTCGGTCAACCCGAAGAATGGCCGTCTGATCATTATCGAAATGAACCCGCGTGTTTCCCGCTCTTCTGCTCTGGCATCGAAAGCCACCGGCTTCCCGATTGCCAAAGTGGCGGCCAAACTGGCGGTAGGCTACACGCTGGATGAGCTGATGAACGATATCACCGGTGGCCTGACCCCGGCTTCGTTCGAGCCGTCAATCGATTATGTTGTGACCAAAATCCCACGCTTTAACTTCGAGAAATTTGCCGGTGCCAATGATCGTCTGACCACCCAGATGAAGTCGGTCGGTGAAGTGATGGCGATTGGTCGTACGCTACAGGAATCGATGCAGAAAGCGTTGCGCGGCCTGGAAGTGGGCGCTAACGGCTTCGACCCGAAAGTCAGCCTTGACGATCCGGAAGCCCTGACCCGCATTCGCCGCGAACTGAAAGATGCGGGCGCTGACCGGATCTGGTACGTGGCCGACGCTTTCCGTGCCGGTATGTCGGTCGACGGCGTATTTAACCTGACCAATATTGACCGTTGGTTCCTGGTACAAATCGAAGAGCTGGTGCGCCTGGAAGAGCAGGTTGCACGCGAAGGCGTAAATGGCCTGACGAAAGATTTCCTGCGTGCTCTGAAACGTAAAGGCTTTGCCGATGCGCGTCTGTCTGACCTTGCTGGCGTGTCCGAATCAGAAGTCCGCAAGCTGCGTGAGCAGTACAATCTGCACCCAGTCTATAAACGCGTGGATACCTGTGCGGCAGAATTTGCCACGGATACTGCTTATATGTACTCGACCTATGAAGACGAGTGCGAAGCGAATCCAAACCATGACCGCGATAAAATCATGGTGCTGGGTGGTGGTCCAAACCGCATCGGCCAGGGCATTGAATTCGATTACTGCTGCGTGCACGCCTCGCTGGCACTGCGCGAAGACGGCTTCGAGACCATTATGGTCAACTGTAACCCGGAAACCGTCTCTACCGACTATGACACCTCTGACCGCCTCTACTTTGAACCGGTAACGCTGGAAGATGTGCTGGAAATCGTCCGCATCGAGAAGCCGAAAGGCGTCATCGTGCAGTACGGCGGTCAGACGCCACTGAAACTGGCGCGTGCGCTGGAAGCCGCCGGTGTACCGGTGATTGGCACCAGCCCGGATGCCATTGACCGTGCAGAAGACCGTGAGCGTTTCCAGCAGGCGGTAGACCGTCTCGGCCTGAAACAGCCCGCTAACGCCACGGTAACCGCACTGGAGCATGCGGTTGAGAAAGCGGTGCAGATCGGTTACCCGCTGGTGGTGCGCCCTTCTTATGTACTGGGTGGCCGGGCGATGGAAATCGTTTACGATGAAATCGACCTGAAACGCTACTTCCAGACGGCCGTTTCTGTATCCAACGATGCGCCGGTGCTGCTGGATCGCTTCCTTGATGATGCGGTTGAAGTTGACGTTGATGCGATTTGCGACGGCGAGCGCGTGCTGATTGGCGGCATCATGGAGCATATCGAGCAGGCAGGCGTGCACTCCGGTGACTCCGCATGTTCACTGCCGGCCTACACGCTGAGTGTTGAAATTCAGAACGTGATGCGCCAGCAGGTTGAAAAACTGGCGTTTGAACTCTGCGTCCGTGGCCTGATGAACGTCCAGTTCGCGGTTAAGGATAATGAAGTTTACCTGATTGAAGTCAACCCACGTGCCGCGCGTACCGTGCCATTTGTGTCGAAAGCCACTGGTGTACCTTTGGCGAAAGTGGCGGCGCGCGTGATGGCCGGAAAATCGCTGACCGAGCAGGGTGTCACTGAAGAGGTGATTCCACCTTACTACTCAGTGAAAGAAGTGGTGCTGCCATTTAACAAGTTCCAGGGCGTTGACCCGATTCTTGGCCCTGAAATGCGCTCTACCGGTGAAGTGATGGGCGTTGGCCGCACCTTCGCGGAAGCCTTTGCCAAAGCGATGCTGGGTGCGCAGTCCAATATGAAGAAATCGGGCCGTGCGCTGCTGTCGGTGCGTGAAGGCGATAAGAAACGCATTGTTGACCTTGCGGCGAAGCTACAGAAGTTTGGTTTCGAGCTGGATGCGACCCACGGTACCGCAGTGGTGCTGGGTGAAGCGGGTATTAATCCACGCCTGGTGAATAAGGTGCATGAAGGCCGCCCACACATTCAGGATCGACTGAAAAATGGTGAGTATGCCTATATCGTTAATACCACCGCCGGTCGTCAGGCGATTGAAGATTCGAAGCTGATTCGCCGCAGCGCGTTGCAGTATAAAGTCCACTATGACACCACGCTGAACGGCGGCTTTGCCACCGCGATGGCGCTGAATGCTGACCCGACTGAGCAAGTGATTTCCGTGCAGGAGATGCACGCGCAGATTAAAGGCTAA
- the dapB gene encoding 4-hydroxy-tetrahydrodipicolinate reductase, with amino-acid sequence MSHSEIRIAIVGAAGRMGRQLIQATQQAEGVRLGAALQRSGSSLVGSDAGELAGIGAIGVKVSDNLDAVVNDFDILIDFTRPEGTLEYLAFCRQHQKAMVIGTTGFDDAGKAAIKTAAEDIAIVFAANFSVGVNLVLKLLEKAAKVMGDYADIEIVEAHHRHKVDAPSGTALAMGEAIADAMDWDLKEHAVYAREGYTGEREAKTIGFATVRAGDIVGEHTAMFADVGERVEITHKASSRMTFANGAVRAAQWLSLQKNGLYDMRDVLGLENL; translated from the coding sequence ATGAGTCATTCAGAAATCCGTATTGCCATCGTCGGTGCCGCCGGGCGCATGGGGCGTCAGCTGATTCAGGCTACTCAGCAAGCCGAAGGCGTGCGCTTGGGAGCTGCACTTCAGCGCAGTGGATCCTCTTTGGTCGGTAGCGATGCGGGTGAGTTAGCCGGAATTGGCGCTATCGGCGTTAAGGTGAGCGACAACCTTGATGCGGTGGTTAATGATTTCGATATTCTGATCGATTTCACTCGCCCGGAAGGCACGCTGGAATATCTGGCTTTCTGCCGTCAGCATCAGAAAGCGATGGTGATTGGCACCACCGGTTTCGACGATGCGGGTAAAGCGGCGATCAAAACAGCTGCCGAAGATATCGCTATTGTGTTCGCCGCCAATTTCAGCGTCGGCGTTAATCTGGTTCTGAAGCTGTTGGAAAAAGCCGCCAAAGTGATGGGTGATTACGCCGATATTGAAATTGTTGAAGCGCATCATCGTCATAAAGTGGATGCGCCATCGGGTACTGCGCTGGCGATGGGCGAAGCGATTGCCGATGCAATGGACTGGGATTTAAAAGAACACGCGGTGTACGCGCGTGAAGGTTACACCGGCGAGCGTGAAGCGAAAACCATCGGTTTTGCTACCGTCAGAGCTGGCGATATCGTCGGTGAGCACACTGCGATGTTTGCAGATGTCGGTGAGCGTGTAGAGATTACTCATAAGGCTTCAAGCCGTATGACCTTCGCAAATGGTGCGGTTCGTGCGGCTCAGTGGTTAAGTTTGCAGAAAAATGGTCTTTATGACATGCGTGACGTGCTTGGTTTAGAGAATCTGTAA